CGTCTCCTGGGAGGAGGCGCTGCGGTGGGAGATCCTGGAGCCCCTGGGCATGCACCGGACGACGAGCGCCCCCGTGGCACCGCACGCGGGCGGCTGGGCCGTCCACCCCTGGGCCGATGTGATGCTGAGTGAGCCTGCCGAGGACCTCGGGATCATGGCGCCCGCCGGTCAGCTCTGGTCCACCGCGGAGGATCTGCTGAGGTTCGCCGCCTTCCTGACCGAGGGCGACGACCGGGTCCTCTCGGCCTCCTCCGTACGGGAGATGCGTGCGCCTGCGGCGCCGGTCGAGACAGGCGGCAGCGGCTACGGTCTCGGGCTCCAGGTCGTCGGGGGCGAAGGGCGCGTGCTCTTCGGGCACTCGGGATCGCTTCCCGGATTCGTCGCCGGCCTCTGGGTCTGCGAGGAGGAGGACGTGGCTGCGGTCGCCCTCGCCAATGCCACCTCCGGGCTGCCCGCCGCGACGGTGGCGGCCGAACTCCTGGGCATCGTCGTCGAGGCCGAGCCACGGATCCCGGAACCCTGGCGTCCGCTGCCCGAGGTGGACGACGAACTGCTCGCGCTGACCGGCGTCTGGCACTGGGGGACCAGCGCGTTCACGCTGAGCCTCACAGGGGACCGGGGTCTCCAGCTCACGCCGCTCGGCGGCAAGGGGCGCGGCGCGGCCTTCACGTACCGGCCGGACGGCACCTGGACCGGCCAGAACGACTACTACGCGGGGGAGGTCCTGCGCGTCGTACGCAAGGACGACGGCTCGGTGGACCACCTCGACCTGGGTTCGTTCGTCTTCACACGTGCGCCGTACGAGGCGGGGGCGGCGGTGCCCGGCGGCGTGGACGCGGAGGGCTGGCGCGGGTTCGACGGCTGAGCTCTGGGCCTCAGGACGCAGAAGCGGGGGGTGTTTCACGTGAAACGCCCCCCGCTCTCTTTCTCTCAGAGCGCCAGCTTGAAGCCCACATGGCTCGCCGTGAAGCCGAGCCGCTCATAGAAGCGGTGCGCGTCCTCGCGGGTGACATCCGAGGTCAGCTGCACCAACTGGCAGTTCTGGCGGCGGGATTGGTCCACCGCCCACTGGATGAGCCGGGTGCCGAGACCGCTGCCGCGCTCGTCGCCGTGGATGCGGACGCCCTCGATGATCGACCGTGTCGAGCCCCGGCGGGACAGCCCCGGGATGATGGTCAGCTGCAGGGTGCCGACGACTCGGTTCTGGCGGACGGCGACGACCACGTGCTGGTTCGGGTCGTCGGCCAGCCGCTGGAGCGCCTCCTGGTACGGGGTGAGGTCCTCCAGTGACTCGCGCTGCGCGCCCAGAGGGTCGTCGGCGAGCATCGCGACCACCGCGGGCAGGTCGTCCGGGGTGGCGGGGCGTATTTCGAGATCGCTCATGATCGGCATCTTAAGGCGGGTGCCGGGGACGCCGGGATCGGTCAGACCGGGGCCTTCAGCTCTTCGACCGCCCTGACCAGAGGGGCGAGCTCCGGGTTCTCCGCCGCCTCGTCCAGGGCCGCCCGCAGCGCGCTGTCGTTCGTCGGCCGGGCGGCCTCCAGCAGCGCGAGCCCCGCCTCCGTGACGTCGGTGTAGATGCCCCGACGGTCGGTGTCGCAGAGATACCGGGTCAGCAGCCCACGGTCCTCCAGCCGCGTGACGAGCCGGGTGGTGGCGCTCTGGCTGAGGACGACGGCGTCGGCGACCTGCTTCATCTGAAGATGCCCGCCGACCCCGTTGTGCTGCCGGCTCAACACGTCTAGCAGGGAGTACTCGCGTGCGCTGAGCCCGTGACCGGCCTGGAGAGCCCGCTCGACACGGGCCTCGATCTTCCCGTGGAGCAGCGAGAGCGTGCACCAGCTCTGGGCAATGGCGGTCAGGGCGGGATCGGTCGCTGTCATGGCTCTCTCCTCCGTGCGGGAGCGGTGTGCCTCCAGGATAGGGGACATCCGCAATAGCCCGCGCTTGCAATTAACCAGCGTCTGCAATTATTGTGGACGCTCGTAACACGCAGACGCAATCTCCAGGGAAGGTCAAACCCATGCCGCTAGCGCTCCTCGCTCTCGCCATCGGGGCATTCGGGATCGGAACGACCGAGTTCGTGATCATGGGGTTGCTCCCCGAGGTCGCCGGTGATTTCCAGGTCTCGATCCCGACTGCGGGCTTCCTGGTGACCGGCTACGCGCTCGGTGTGGTCCTCGGGGCCCCGCTGATGACGCTGCTGGGCACCCGCGTCACCCGTAAGCGCATGCTGATGCTGCTCATGGGGCTGTTCGTCGTGGGCAACGTGGTGTCCGCGCTTGCTCCGGTCTTCGGCGTCATGCTCGCCGGGCGCGTGATCGCCTCTCTGGCGCACGGTGCCTTCTTCGGTATCGGCTCGGTGGTAGCGGCCGATCTGGTCGCCCCGCAGAAGAAGGCCGGGGCCATCGCCATGATGTTCACCGGACTCACCGTCGCCAACGTCGTCGGCGTTCCCCTCGGCACGTTCATCGGACAGACCGCGGGGTGGCGGACCACGTTCCTCGTCGTCGCCGTCCTGGGTGTCGTGGGACTGCTCGGCGTCGCGAAGCTCGTCCCGGAGCAGCCCAAGGCGGAAGGTGTGCGCATCCGCCACGAACTGGCCGCGTTCCGCAACGTCCAGGTCCTGCTGGCGATGGCCATGACCGTCCTGGGCTTCGGCGGGGTCTTCGCCGCTATCA
This sequence is a window from Streptomyces parvus. Protein-coding genes within it:
- a CDS encoding serine hydrolase; this translates as MTSLGEDLLPSTRRALLHRIAVAQRDGRAPSVVAAVGRQGRTAWSGARTCVDGHAPDADTQYRIGSITKTFTAVLVLRLRDEGLIDLDDPLEKHLPGTGAGAATVFQLLCHSAGLGAETPAPWWERTPGSLRPEIADVLGDRPQMHPAGHRHHYSNPGYTLLGSLVEAVRGVSWEEALRWEILEPLGMHRTTSAPVAPHAGGWAVHPWADVMLSEPAEDLGIMAPAGQLWSTAEDLLRFAAFLTEGDDRVLSASSVREMRAPAAPVETGGSGYGLGLQVVGGEGRVLFGHSGSLPGFVAGLWVCEEEDVAAVALANATSGLPAATVAAELLGIVVEAEPRIPEPWRPLPEVDDELLALTGVWHWGTSAFTLSLTGDRGLQLTPLGGKGRGAAFTYRPDGTWTGQNDYYAGEVLRVVRKDDGSVDHLDLGSFVFTRAPYEAGAAVPGGVDAEGWRGFDG
- a CDS encoding GNAT family N-acetyltransferase; the protein is MSDLEIRPATPDDLPAVVAMLADDPLGAQRESLEDLTPYQEALQRLADDPNQHVVVAVRQNRVVGTLQLTIIPGLSRRGSTRSIIEGVRIHGDERGSGLGTRLIQWAVDQSRRQNCQLVQLTSDVTREDAHRFYERLGFTASHVGFKLAL
- a CDS encoding MarR family transcriptional regulator; translation: MTATDPALTAIAQSWCTLSLLHGKIEARVERALQAGHGLSAREYSLLDVLSRQHNGVGGHLQMKQVADAVVLSQSATTRLVTRLEDRGLLTRYLCDTDRRGIYTDVTEAGLALLEAARPTNDSALRAALDEAAENPELAPLVRAVEELKAPV
- a CDS encoding MFS transporter, which produces MPLALLALAIGAFGIGTTEFVIMGLLPEVAGDFQVSIPTAGFLVTGYALGVVLGAPLMTLLGTRVTRKRMLMLLMGLFVVGNVVSALAPVFGVMLAGRVIASLAHGAFFGIGSVVAADLVAPQKKAGAIAMMFTGLTVANVVGVPLGTFIGQTAGWRTTFLVVAVLGVVGLLGVAKLVPEQPKAEGVRIRHELAAFRNVQVLLAMAMTVLGFGGVFAAITYITPMMTEVAGYSASSVTWLLVLFGLGMVGGNLIGGKFADRRLMPLLYVSLGALAVVLGLFTVTAHNKVAAAVTIVLIGALGFATVPPLQKRVLDQAAGAPTLASAVNIGAFNLGNALSAWLGGLVIAAGLGYTAPNWVGAALAASALVLAVLSSILERRETGKGRIVTGSSSEPTPVAAARH